The genome window CTTCAAAACGAGTAATTGATTGTTGGATGTCAACAAACAGCACAGTGGCAATGTCctaagtgctttttttcccacccaTTTTTCGAGGAAAGAATACCTCTCTCAAATTCCGGAATATCCCTCGGCTATAGTAGTTTCTTTTAGAAGTGTGAGATGGCGTGTTACAGGAATGGTCAGCTGTGGCATTTGGCTGGCAGTGTTGACAAGCGTAGCCGCGATTTCTGTACCACTCATTGGAGGTTTGGTTGATGATCATGAGGAAGAGATGGAACAATACGTAACCGGCTAGCAGCAAGAAGACGAAGACGACAAAACCCAGCATGAAGACGATTCGGGGGAAGGCCAGGAACAGTTGctacaaaggaaaaaaaatttcaatccAAGATTCAGGAATTGATGATACAGAAGATACTTGTTCAgcaatttacatttcaatgcaaaaaaagtcGTCTAACCTGGATGACAAATAGAGGCCCAGCCGTCTGTTGCTGGTCGTGCTCGTCAAGGTAGATGGCCCACACGAGCCCCGAACGCAGCGCTGCTTCGAGCAGCATGTGGCTGCTCAGGATGGCGATGTCCGCCGCCATGGCGCACACGCTGAACAGGTAGAGCAGGAAGTAACGGATGTTGGAGGCGCCGATGCAGTTGTTCACCCAGATGCAGTGGTGGTCGAAACGCTGGACGCACCTGTCGCATACACCTGAAATAAAAACGTGAATTTATTCCATTATTAATATAGGAGTCTTTGGTTTACAATTGTCCCAATATACAAGGTTTTGAGATTATGAATGGCACCCAACTTTGTAAGAATATGTTGTCATGAATGGAGGCCACCTTTTGAGAAAATATGCAATGCAAGTCGttgcaaaacaaatgcttTCACTCAATGCCAGAGGCAATGAACAAAAAGCACGGAGGCAAACAAGAACCGATAAGATCCAAATAGTCTTTGTGAAAGAACACAAAGT of Syngnathus acus chromosome 19, fSynAcu1.2, whole genome shotgun sequence contains these proteins:
- the zdhhc4 gene encoding palmitoyltransferase ZDHHC4, whose translation is MDFLTLFAIYVVVVLTAIILVCKYSGQQQSPFNYIFDATSKLLAPLTPQWLKQCFQWTSHRFFHQRSNMFIYLHILLEAAVYAEFTYEVFGFCVEMGTSLISLSVPYILLAVKTLFFYICIKSDPGTVTKKKLSSQLSMYPYDKRLFHPGIFCPTCHLIKPARSKHCSVCDRCVQRFDHHCIWVNNCIGASNIRYFLLYLFSVCAMAADIAILSSHMLLEAALRSGLVWAIYLDEHDQQQTAGPLFVIQQLFLAFPRIVFMLGFVVFVFLLLAGYVLFHLFLMIINQTSNEWYRNRGYACQHCQPNATADHSCNTPSHTSKRNYYSRGIFRNLREVFFPRKMGGKKST